A genomic segment from Polyangium mundeleinium encodes:
- a CDS encoding GYF domain-containing protein, whose product MTSRDEWRWTDEQGVQRLVRTEELREAIATRVLPPSVLVWREGMAEWVPAFTVPEFADATPTTQEPAAPRHEPSTISPFRFGATLPEKRGQMGTLLGLTGPGAPQQGVEGAPIVVPSGGGTDAAPPGAAPITLRPEYGGAAFEAALPRSPNASPEPPAAVRPPPPVGPPVPGPVADAAARRPPTSTSAVDELWGNVNDDETTNVGDLAPPAAKPPKETTAAALPKPAMVAPRAAESPAKPPHVVPKSSPPPAGAAPVKPAEGPRGKAGASAENTSVGLAPKPLGPKTSEYSTVGPSPMRAPSKVFTKPTEPAARPAASPTLPRPVADKSADKPSAILRPSALLKPAPVPVPRAGATPGTSPAKASPSAPPPAPIEPPAAQPPATPADPPAAAAPPPLAATEPPPAMPPSEVTSLAELAPVTAPSRIDELPPAPPPREPSTTAILPPDLNSSGGGYTGPSMAGAVKFAHEVTRTIRIDALLADPSTSPLPEKEAAARGSSGETTTLPSALEEGPFRGAPPPPAVEIAAVGPNTSYTDLPRGRAALDATSDGMRAVSPEQAASSLPLKVIATSCGLLVMMVISAFFVGRCSVKPTVAGGGARSVLANTVREIRDALPQPPKPCWVAKQPVRWAPVVSNKVPFELLPLASGNVSIGYAKSSDEAVGIEVTPSSGQVNEGFVEKVSGEIDRVAPTGTDKGYFVAAKEAPGALKSIVQVPASTAFFLGVAEGSLATADGVDAAPQALWPIAGTDPLDAARVVVADDKGYALSFRRDGAVMGGFIGPDRKPIGELVKVVGSGGQVGKPMSGWNGREVAILFADRQDDQSPWKIRLGHAPVGSIPATTEVIELPAGGPGGDAFAPGIAGLPDGRWVLIWTEGSAGARAVRAQTLGPDFVPVGDPIALSPPAGNFGQGMAAVAGAYVTAVFLQRGKSSYELWGGVLQCG is encoded by the coding sequence GTGACCAGCCGCGACGAGTGGCGCTGGACCGACGAGCAGGGCGTACAGCGGCTCGTGCGAACCGAGGAGCTGCGGGAAGCCATCGCGACCCGCGTGCTCCCGCCGTCCGTCCTCGTCTGGCGCGAGGGCATGGCCGAGTGGGTCCCCGCCTTCACGGTGCCCGAATTCGCCGACGCCACGCCCACCACGCAGGAGCCGGCTGCGCCGAGGCACGAGCCCTCCACCATCTCGCCGTTTCGTTTCGGCGCCACGCTGCCCGAGAAGCGCGGCCAGATGGGCACGCTGCTCGGGCTCACGGGCCCCGGCGCGCCGCAACAAGGCGTCGAAGGCGCGCCGATCGTGGTGCCTTCGGGCGGAGGCACCGACGCCGCGCCCCCGGGCGCCGCGCCGATCACGCTGCGGCCCGAGTACGGCGGCGCCGCGTTCGAAGCCGCGCTTCCCCGAAGCCCGAACGCGTCGCCGGAGCCGCCGGCCGCCGTTCGTCCGCCGCCGCCCGTCGGGCCTCCCGTGCCGGGCCCCGTCGCCGATGCGGCTGCGAGGCGTCCTCCGACGAGCACGAGCGCGGTCGACGAGCTCTGGGGCAACGTCAACGACGACGAGACGACCAACGTCGGCGATCTCGCCCCGCCCGCCGCGAAGCCGCCGAAAGAGACGACGGCCGCGGCGCTGCCGAAGCCCGCGATGGTCGCACCTCGCGCGGCCGAGAGCCCCGCCAAGCCGCCGCACGTGGTGCCCAAATCGAGCCCGCCGCCGGCCGGCGCCGCGCCCGTCAAGCCCGCCGAGGGCCCGCGCGGCAAGGCCGGCGCCAGCGCGGAGAATACGTCGGTCGGTCTTGCGCCGAAACCCCTCGGCCCCAAGACGTCCGAGTACTCGACGGTGGGACCGAGCCCGATGCGCGCGCCGTCGAAGGTGTTCACGAAGCCCACGGAGCCGGCCGCGCGTCCTGCGGCATCGCCGACGCTCCCGCGGCCCGTCGCGGACAAGTCCGCGGACAAGCCCTCGGCCATCCTGCGCCCCTCGGCCCTGCTCAAGCCCGCGCCCGTGCCCGTGCCCCGCGCGGGCGCCACGCCGGGCACGTCGCCCGCGAAGGCCTCGCCGAGCGCGCCGCCGCCCGCGCCGATCGAGCCTCCCGCCGCGCAACCGCCGGCCACGCCAGCCGATCCGCCTGCGGCCGCCGCGCCTCCGCCGCTCGCCGCGACCGAGCCGCCGCCCGCCATGCCGCCGTCCGAGGTCACGTCGCTGGCCGAGCTCGCGCCCGTGACGGCGCCTTCGCGCATCGACGAGCTGCCCCCGGCGCCGCCTCCGCGCGAGCCGAGCACGACCGCGATCCTGCCGCCCGATCTCAACAGCAGCGGTGGCGGATACACCGGCCCGTCGATGGCGGGTGCGGTGAAGTTTGCGCACGAGGTCACGCGGACGATCCGGATCGACGCGCTGCTCGCCGATCCCTCGACGTCGCCGCTGCCCGAAAAGGAAGCGGCCGCGCGGGGTTCGTCCGGGGAGACGACGACGTTGCCCTCGGCGCTGGAAGAGGGCCCCTTCCGCGGGGCGCCGCCGCCGCCCGCGGTGGAGATCGCCGCCGTCGGTCCGAACACGTCGTACACGGATTTGCCGCGCGGTCGCGCCGCGCTCGACGCGACGTCGGACGGCATGCGCGCCGTGTCGCCCGAGCAAGCGGCGAGCTCGCTGCCGTTGAAGGTGATCGCCACGAGCTGCGGCTTGCTCGTGATGATGGTGATCTCGGCGTTTTTCGTGGGGCGTTGCTCGGTCAAGCCGACGGTGGCCGGCGGCGGCGCGCGTTCGGTCCTGGCGAACACGGTCCGCGAGATCCGCGACGCCCTGCCGCAGCCGCCGAAGCCTTGCTGGGTGGCGAAGCAGCCCGTGCGCTGGGCGCCCGTCGTCTCGAACAAGGTCCCCTTCGAGCTCTTGCCGCTCGCCTCGGGCAACGTCTCGATCGGTTACGCGAAGAGCTCGGACGAGGCCGTCGGCATCGAGGTGACGCCGTCGAGCGGCCAGGTGAACGAAGGCTTCGTCGAGAAGGTGAGCGGCGAGATCGATCGCGTCGCGCCGACCGGGACCGACAAGGGGTACTTCGTCGCGGCGAAGGAGGCGCCGGGCGCGCTCAAGTCGATCGTGCAGGTGCCCGCGTCCACGGCGTTTTTCCTGGGTGTCGCCGAAGGCAGCCTCGCGACGGCCGATGGTGTCGACGCCGCGCCGCAAGCGCTCTGGCCGATCGCGGGGACGGATCCGCTCGACGCGGCGCGCGTGGTGGTCGCGGACGACAAGGGCTACGCGCTCTCGTTCCGGCGCGACGGCGCCGTCATGGGCGGCTTCATCGGCCCGGATCGCAAGCCGATCGGCGAGCTCGTGAAGGTCGTGGGATCCGGCGGGCAGGTGGGCAAGCCGATGAGCGGATGGAACGGCCGCGAGGTCGCGATCCTGTTCGCCGATCGTCAGGACGATCAGAGCCCGTGGAAGATCCGGCTCGGCCACGCGCCTGTTGGCTCGATCCCGGCGACGACCGAGGTGATCGAGCTGCCGGCCGGAGGTCCCGGCGGCGACGCGTTCGCGCCCGGGATCGCGGGCCTGCCGGATGGTCGATGGGTGCTCATCTGGACCGAAGGATCGGCGGGCGCGCGCGCCGTTCGTGCGCAGACGCTCGGCCCGGATTTCGTGCCCGTGGGGGATCCGATCGCGCTCTCGCCGCCCGCGGGTAACTTCGGTCAGGGCATGGCCGCGGTGGCGGGCGCGTACGTGACCGCGGTGTTCCTCCAGAGGGGCAAGTCGAGCTACGAGCTTTGGGGAGGCGTGCTCCAGTGCGGATGA